Within the Pseudomonadota bacterium genome, the region TTTTCTCACATTCTCGTTGACGAGTATCAGGACACAAACACGATACAGGCACAGATTGTTGATTTTATGGGGCTGATAAACCGAAACGTAACTGTTGTCGGAGACGACGCCCAGAGCATTTACTCTTTCAGGGGTGCAAACTTTCAAAACATCCTTGAGTTTCAGAAAAGATATGAAGAAGCCAGGATATTCAAGCTTGAGACTAATTACAGAAGCACCCCGGAGATACTGGAGCTTGCAAACGACTCCATATCACAAAACAAAAAACAATTTTTTAAAAATCTGAAAAGCATAAGAGGCAGCGGCGTGATTCCCGTTGTAACACATTTAAGAGATGTAATGGAACAAGCAGAATTTGTTGCACAGAGAGTGCTTGAGTTGAGAGATGAAGGTGTGCCTCTGAATCAAATTGCAGTGCTCTACAGGGCCCATTACCATTCAATGGAACTCCAGATGGAGCTGACCCGCAGAGATATCCCTTTTGAGATAAGAAGCGGATTGCGTTTCTTTGAACAGGCGCACATAAAAGATGTTATTTCGTTCTTAAGGATAATGAACAATATATACGACGAAGTTTCATGGAAGAGGATGCTGAAGCTGTTTCCCAGGGTAGGCAACAGAACGGCAGATCACATCTATGAATATATCAAAACCTGTCCTGACCCGATTCACACATTTATCTCAAAGAGTATTATTGAGCATTTTAAGAGTATACAAAAAGAAAATATTGAAATATGGTCAAAACTTTTCAATGAGCTTTCCACGCTGCTGGAGGAAGAAGCATTATCCGACATGATCTCTGCTGTACTGAAGCATGGTTATACGGAATATCTTAAATATAACTACCCTAACTCAGATTCAAGACTTGAGGACATCGGACAACTGATAAATTTTTCCACCCAGTATCAGTCTCTGGAAGCCTTTTTGAGCGAGCTGTCCCTCTTAAGCGGAGTCAGTGGCGAAGAGATCGTAAGCGCCGCAGATGATGATGAAAAAATGATCTTAAGCACCATTCATCAGGCAAAAGGGCTTGAGTGGAAAGCAGTATTTATCATATGGTGCGCTGAAGGCAGATTCCCGAACCCGAAGGCTATAGAAGAAGGCAACGACGAGGAAGAAAGAAGGCTTTTCTATGTGGCTTCCACAAGGGCAATGGACGAATTGTATCTGTGCTGTCCTCTTTTGACTTTCGATAAACAGGCAGGCCATGTAATCCTCAGACCTTCAAGATTTATCTCAGAATTAAAGGGCAGCTCCTACGATGAGTGGCATGTATCGGAGTATTAAAACCGACAAAAAATAATCTGATAAGCCTGTCCGGAGAATTTGCTAACATTGTGTTAGCAAATTCTTAAATCTCCGTAAATTCAATAACCACGCCATTTAACAAGCCATCATTTTTAAAACCTCCTGATGAGATACAGGGTATTATCCGGGAGTTAAAATTATGATAGTGAATAGAGAATAAATATTATTTCAAGACCCGGCCACAAAAGTTCATTTAACATTCAGGCGAAATTGTTTGTATTTTTCATTTCATAGGGGTAGAATTTTCGTAAACAGGGTGAAGGGGCGGTTCCAATTTCAAATTGAGAATTTAGAATTTAGAATAACCCGAAATGTGCAAATTTAGTCTCAAAATGCGCGTTGCAGAAACGCTTGCCTGTATTGGTTTTACGGAGATTTTGGAAGTTTCTGACAATGTGTCAGAAAAAAGTTGCAAGTTGAAAACTATGGACTATTTGCTATTACCCGTTGGATGTTTTGAGAAAGGTGGAGCTAACATGTATGGTTGGAGAATCTGGTCTCACAGGTTCTGGTTGACACCCCGAAAACCATTTGATAGCATTAGGGAAAACAAATTAGGACAAGTAAAAAGGTCTTATTCCAATGTTAGGTTCCAAGGTTTTCCTGTAAAAGTTGTAAGGAAGTTGCTGACGATGTTGACGTCAGCATAATAAGGAGATACTAAATGGCCGATAACAACGAACTGGAAAGAACCCTCTGGGCTACGGCAGATAAGCTGCGCAACAATATGGATGCGGCACAATATAAACACGTTGTCCTGGGATTGATCTTTCTCAAATACATTTCCGACGCCTTCAATGACCTTCACGAGAAATTGAAAGAAGGTAAAGGGGAATCTGAAGGCGCAGACCCGGAAGACAGGGATGAATACCTTGCCAAAAATATTTTCTTCGTTCCGGAAAAGGCCCGTTGGCAATTCCTCCAGGACCATGCTAAGCTGCCGGAGATAGGCAAGTTCGTTGACGAAGCCATGGAGGCAATCGAGAAAATCAATCCATCACTCAAGGGTGTTCTGCCGCAAATTTACGCCGATGCTGATCTGAACAAACAAAGGCTCGGTGAATTGATTGACCTTATTGCAACTATCGGATTTAACCAGGATGGCCATACATCAAAGGATCTGCTCGGCAGAGTATATGAATACTTTCTTGGCCAGTTTGCTGACGCAGAAGGTAAAAAAGGCGGCCAGTTCTGGACTCCTCAAAGCATCGTGAAGCTCCTTGTCGAAATGCTGGAACCTTACAAAGGGCGTGTCTATGACGGCTGCTGCGGCTCAGGCGGCATGTTTGTCCAGAGCGAGAAATTCATTCTCAGCCATCAGGGCAATATCAAGGACATCTCGATTTACGGGCAGGAATCGAACCCGGCAACTCTCCGTCTTGCCAGAATGAATCTTGCCATTCGAGGCATAGACGCCCAACTGGAAGTCGGGGACACCTTTCTGAATGACAGGTTCAAGGACAAGGATTTGAAATTCGATTTCATTCTTGCCAATCCACCCTTCAACATAAGCGATTGGAGCGGCGAGCTTCTGCGCGATGACAGCCGCTGGAAATACGGTGTTCCGCCAACAGGTAATGCCAACTATGCCTGGCTTCAGCACTTTGCCCATAAACTGAGTCCCAGCGGTACTGCCGGAATTGTTCTTGCCAACGGCAGTATGAACAGCAATACAGGTGGAGAGAGTGAGATACGGAAGAACATGATCGAAGCGGGATTGATAGATTGTATGGTTGCCCTTCCCTCACAGCTTTTCTACAATACCATGATTCCAGCCTGTCTCTGGTTTCTGGCACGGAACAAAACCAATCACAAATTCCGTGACCGCTCGAAAGAGATTCTCTTTATTGATACCCGCAAACTCGGCACAATGCTCAACCGTCGCAACCGCGAATTGACCGATGCCGATATAGCCCTCATCGCAGGCACATACCACAGTTGGCGCAGCAAGGATGGTAAATACGAAGACAAAGCAGGTTTCTGTAAATCCGCCACAATTGAAGAGGTGCAAAATAACGGACATGTATTAATGCCCGGACGTTACGTGGGTACAGAGGAAGAGATAGACGACGGCATTCCTTTTGATAAGAAGATGAAGTCTCTTACTACAAAACTGGCTGAGCAGTTTGCCAAAAGCTCGGAATTGGAGAAGACCATTCGGGAGAATCTCAAAGGGATTGGATATGAGTTTTAGGGAAGGCGAAATGATTGAATTTAAGAAAAGCCTTACCTCCCTCAAGGAGGGCTTGATTTCAATCTCGGCAATCCTCAATAAACATGGAGCAGGTGAACTTTGGTTCGGCATTGCCCCTGACGGCAAACCAACAGGCCTTGTTATAAATGAAAAGACACTCCGTGATATTTCGCAATCCATTGCAGCGCACATTGAACCCAGGATTTACCCCCAGATTACCCCGGAAATACTTAACGGAAAGACCTGTATTAAGATAGCCTTTTCAGGAAGGGAAAGGCCCTATTTCGCATACGGCAGGGCTTACATGCGCGTGGCCGATGAGGACAGACACCTTACTGCAAAAGAACTTGAAAACCTGATTCTTGCCAGAAACCGCGAGGCGCTCCGCTGGGATAATGAACCCTGCAAAATCTCCATCAAAGAACTTAATGAAAGGAAAATCAGGGCATTTGTAAAGCGGTCCGGTCTGGTATGGGACAATGCCTCCAATGTACTGGAGAAACTGAGCCTTATGCAGGATGGACAATTGCTCAATGCAGCTCCTCTCTTTTTTGCCAAAAAACCTACGCTTCAACTGCGCTGCGCTGTTTTTGCCTCAACGGATACGGCAACAATTATTGACCGTCACGATTACGAAGGAGACATTCTTGCACTTATCGAAGAAGCGCAGAAATACATTCTCAAAAATATTCACATCGGCATGAAACTCGATGGCCTCTACCGCGTGGATGTTCCTGAAATTTCGGTGGCAGCTATGCGCGAGGCGATTATCAACGCATTCTGCCATCGTGACTATCACGACCCGGACTATGTGCAAATAGCCATTTTCAAAGACCGTGTTGAAATCCGTAATCCCGGCAAGTTGTATGGTAATCTGACAATTGAGAAAATACGCAAAGGTAACGTGTCTCAGCGAAGGAATCCCCTCATTGCGGAATTGCTCCGCCGTATTCAGATGGTTGAGACCTGGGGACGGGGCATGCGCCTCATCCTTGCTGAGGAGCCGACTGTCCAATTCAGCGAAGTAGCCCATCTTTTTATCGCCGCTTTTAGCAGGCCCTCATTCGCTGAACCGGATAAGACTATCGATAAAACCACAGCCCCAAAGGAACCGGAACAAATCACCGAAGAAAGTTCGGGGAAAAGTTCGGGGAAAACAGAAGAACAGATCATTGCGCTGTTTTCGGTTAATGGAAAGCTGACCATTCCTGAACTGGCGGAAACCCTCGGTGTTACAACCCGCGCGATAGAGAAACAGATCGCCCGCCTACGCGGCCAAGGCCGTCTGCGTCGCGTGGGTCCGGCCAAAGGCGGGCACTGGGAGGTGGTGAAATGACCGGACAGCTTTGCGGCAACTTGTTCCAGTGTGGTTTTATGGCCTTTCCAATCCGGGATTCACTGCGCCCCGAATTGAAATATTGGGCTACCATGGTGCAGCGATGAGTAGGGCGGGGTGGAAAAGATACAAACTTGAAGATATCCTCTCAAAGACAATTGATAACAGAGGAAAGAATCCGCCATTCTCCGATACGGGGTATTCGTATATCGATACCACCTGTATTGTTGGCGACAATAGATATCCCAGCTACGCTTTGGTTAGAAAGTATGTTTCAAAAGAAACGTATGAAAACTGGTTTCGCAGTGGCCATCCAAGAAGAAATGATTTACTTATAGCCACTGTAGGGGCAAATATTGGGAAGATTTGTTTGATGGACGACACGCCTGCCTGCATAGCACAAAATACGATTGGATTACGTATTGATGTGGCTGTTGCCGACCCTATTTTTGCTTACTATGTGCTTAGTAGTAATGAAATCCAGTCGAATCTGAAATCGTTGGATATCGGATCAGCTCAGCCGAGCATAAAGGTGCCACATCTTCTCAACCTATCCGTTGCCCTCCCTCCGCTCTCAACTCAGAGCCGAATCGCGGCCATCCTCTCCGCTCTGGATGATAAAATAGAACTCAACCGTCAGATCAATGCCACACTGGAAGCCATTGCACAGGCCATTTTCAAGGAATGGTTTGTTGATTTAAATTTTCCCGGCGCAACAGGCGAAATGGTTGAGAGTGAGTTGGGGATGATTCCACACGGCTGGTGGGTGGAAAAATTAGGGGAGATAGTAGAAGTAAAAGGTGGAACAACGCCAAGTACCAAAGAGGAAAGGTTTTGGAATGGTGAAAACTATTGGGCAACACCAAAAGACCTTTCAAACTTAAGTTCACCCATTTTATTGACCACAGAAAGAAAAATTACAACAGAGGGTGCCAAGCAGATAGGTTCGGGTATTCTCCCTTCGGGCACTTTACTTTTATCTTCAAGAGCGCCAATAGGCTATTTGGCAATTTCAGATATACCCGTTTCAATCAATCAAGGTTTTATCGCTATTAACGCCAAGGCAACGTCAAACTTATTTATTTTGCATTGGCTAAAAGAGAATATGGAAACTATCATTGGCAGAGCCAATGGCTCCACATTTTTGGAAATTTCAAAAACCAATTTCCGAGAGATTGAATTAGTTATTCCTGATACACAGATTACCCAGATGTTTGAAAAAGTCATTGCCCCAATTTTTGAACAGATAAAAGTCAATATGCAAGAATCTATAACTCTTGCCACCCTGCGTGATAGTCTTTTGCCTAAGTTAATGAATGGAGAAATTGACTTATGAGCGAAGAGCTGCGAATTGAATATTTAGATAATCAAGAGTTTAATGATCAGTTCGATTCCGATAATCCTGAAATCAAGATTGGGGACCTGACGCCTTATAAAGCCAGTAAAGTGCTTTATTGTGTAGATTACGATGCTTATTTAGATGCAATTCAAGATTATACACAGCGAAATGAAGATGCAAAAAAGGATTCGGTATTCTATTACTACCCGCAACCAATTGCTTATTATTATCAACAATCGGAAAACGGCTACAGCAATAATAATCACCGCCTACAGTTACTGCGTTCGACATGGGAAGCTATAGTTTATACCCTTTATGCAATCGTAATGGGCGAATCTCGTAGTAAGAATTTCCCGCTTAGAAATATAGCAACAATAGACTCTACCGGAAATCCAGATTTGTCTTTCAGTTCATATTTCAGTGATAGCCTTGCGCAGAGACTACTCATAATAGAAAGAATTTTGAAATACGGTATCGACAACAATGTTCTGTTGTTGAGTAACGAAATTATCCAGTTACCTGTTATACAAAAAATAAGACGATTAAATCAGGAAAGAAATGGTTTCATGCATACGGCGGCTCTATCGGAGGAACAGGCTTCTCAAAGACATTTGGAGCTCACCCCCGAAGTATTGGAAGTTCTATCAGATTTAAGTGAATTGGCATCAATAGACGTTCTGCATTATATAGGAAACGAAGGATCTGCAACAGCATTAAAATGCGAAATTTTTAAGAGCTTTACATTGGCGCGGCAAAATTCACCAACTATAAAAATAACTTCGGCACAATTACATGTTCTTGCTAATGAGTTAAATCACCAGAATATTCTTGCATATTATAAAGGAAATTTATTCAGCATTACCCCATTTTTCTATTTCAAGTCAGAAGCGAATGGAAATATTACGAACCTTTGTTATTTCAAACGAAGACATTCCAGCACAAGATACGAGTTTGAAATTGTCACCCGCTCAGATGTATACGAAGTGGATGGAACAGCCTTTCAAGATAGGATTAACGAATTGCGAGGTTTAATTATATGAGTGCAAAATCACAAGTAATCGCAGAGTCTGAAATCGAACAAATTGCTCTTGAGATTCTCCGCGGTGAGAATCGATATAACGACATCCTATACGGCCCCGACATCTCCGAAGGCCCTGCCAAAGAGCGCGAATACACCGAAGTTATCCTTCAAACCCGCCTGCGGGCCGCCATTGACCATATCAACCCGACCATGCCCATTGACGCACGAGACGATGCCTTCAAAATGGCCATCCGTACTACCTTCACGACCGTAATTGACAACAACGAAACCTTTCATCGCCTCCTTACCGAAGGGGTGGACGTCAAGTTCGGCATCGGTGAAGGTAAATCAAAAAGTGATAAAGTCAGACTCATCGATTTTGACAACCCGGAAAACAACGAATTCGTGGCTGTCAATCAGTTCACGGTTTTAGAAAACCACAACAACAAGCGGCCTGACATTGTCATTTTTATTAATGGTATGCCCCTTGTGGTAATGGAACTGAAAAATCCTGCCGATGAAAATGCAGACGTGCAGGCAGCCTTCAGTCAGCTCCAGACCTACCAGCAGCTTATCCCGTCACTCTTTACCTACAATACTTTTCTCGTTATCAGTGACGGCTGGTTTGCGAAGATCGGTACCATCTCCAGCGATTACTCACGTTTTATGGACTGGAAGAGCGCCGACGGCAAAACTATCGTGGATACCAAGCATCAGTCCGAACTGGAACCCATGATAAAGGGGCTTCTTAATAAAGCAACCATCCTTGATGCAATCCGCCATTTTATTGTCTTTGAAAAAACCAAAGAGGCAACAATCAAAAAGATTGCCGCCTATCATCAGTATTATGCCGTTAATCGGGCCATTACTTCCACCATCCGTGCTTCTGTGGAACCGGGGTCTTTTGTGGCTGAGCATCCCGCAGAGTACGGCTTTCCAAGCGTTGACGAGCAGGCCCAGGGTGACAAGCGGGCAGGTGTTGTCTGGCATACACAGGGCAGCGGTAAAAGCCTTTCTATGGTTTTTTACGCGGGCAAGCTCGTGCTGGCAGAAGAGATGAACAACCCCACCATTCTGGTACTCACTGACCGGAATGATCTTGACCAACAGTTATTTGAGACATTTGGCAATTGCCAGCAGCTTCTCCGCCAGACCCCGACTCAGGCAGCCAATCGGGACGATCTTCGAAAGCTTCTGTCTGTGGCATCCGGCGGCATCATCTTTACAACCATTCAAAAGTTCTTGCCTGAAGAAAAAGGCGGAACATATCCGCTCCTCACTGATCGGCGCAACATTGTCGTCATTGCCGACGAGGCCCACAGAAGCCAGTACGATTTTATTGACGGTTTTGCCAGACACATGCGCGATGCCCTGCCAAAGGCTTCCTTCATCGGATTTACCGGGACCCCTCTTGAAAAGGAGGACAAGAACACCCAGGCTGTTTTCGGTAATTACATCGACATCTACGACATCCAGCAAGCTGTGGAAGATGGGGCAACCGTACCCATTTATTATGAGAGCCGCCTTGCCCGGATCAGTCTTTCCGAGGCCGACCGCAAAGTACTCGATGAGCGCGTGGAAGAGGTAACGGAAGACGACGAGTTAACAGAACGACAGAAACGCTTTGTAAAATGGGCAAGCAAAGAGGCTGTTGTGGGCAGTGCAAACAGACTAAAACAGGTTGCCGCCGATTTGGTCAAACACTTTGAAGCCCGGCTCAGTGCGTCGGAAGGTAAAGGTATGATCGTCTGCATGAGCCGTCGAATCTGTGTTGGCTTGTACGGGGAAATCCTTAAATTGCGGCCCTATTGGTACAATTCAGAAGATGACAAAGGCGCGATCAAGGTGATTATGACAGGGTCTGCCAGTGATCCCCTTGACTGGCAGGAACATATACGCAACAAGGAGCGCCGCAAAGCAATCGGCAACAGACTGAAAGACCCCAAAGACCCGCTTAAGCTCGTTATTGTCCGCGATATGTGGCTCACCGGATTTGATGTGCCATGCCTCCACACCATGTATGTTGACAAACCCATGAACGGCCATAACTTGATGCAAGCCATTGCCCGCGTCAACCGAGTCTTTGGCGACAAGAAAGGCGGGCTTATAGTTGATTACATCGGCATTGCCCAGGACCTGAAAAACGCCTTGGCAAACTACACCGCAATCCGCCCTGATAGGGGCGAGATCGCCTACGATCTGGAGAAGGCTGTTGACAGGATGAAGGAATTGTACGAAATTGCCTTGGATATGTTCGACGGCTTTGACTATCGCCGATACTTTACGTTGGAATCAAAGGCAAAGCTGGAATTCATTCTCGATGCTGCCAACTACATCGAAGAACTGACCGGAGAAAAAGACGGGAAAGTGGTAAGAAATGGCAAGGAACGCTTCAAGGGAAACGTGATCAGCCTGCAGCAAGCTTTTGGCCTTGCCGTGCCCCACCCCGATGCCATGAAAATACGTGATGATTTGGCACTCTTCCAGGCTATTAAAGCCCGCTTCGCCAAGTTTGATGACCAGACCAGAACTCGGACTAATCAGGAGATCGAGACAGCCATCAGACAGATTATCAATGATGCCATCATCTCCGAAGAGGTGGTGGATGTCTTCGATGCAGCCGGAATCAAGAAGCCTGATATATCAATTCTGTCCGATGAATTTCTTGCCGAAATTCAGGGAATGAAGCGGCAAAACCTTGGGTTGGAACTTCTTAAACGACTCCTCAATGACGAGATTAAAACCCGCGGAAAGACCAATCTCGTACAAGGCCGCAAGTTCTCCGAAATGCTTGCCGATGCTGTCAAGCGGTACCAGAGTGGGCTGATTGATTCGGCAAAGATGATTGATGAACTGATTAGGCTGGCGAAAGACATTAGAGAGGCCGATAAGCGCGGCGAAAAGATGAATCTCCGTCCCGATGAATTGGCGTTCTACGACGCTCTTGCTGATAACCCAACTGCTGAAGCTGTGCTTGGCGACTTCACGCTCAAACTGATTGCCCATGAGCTTGTGGAAACTGTGCAGAAGAATACCTCCATTGACTGGCAGGTAAAAGAAAGTGTCCAGGCTAAGTTACGGGTAATGGTAAAAAGGATATTGAGAAAATACAAATACCCTCCCGATGATCCAACAACAGGCGAATACACTGTTTCCGTCACAAAAGTGCTGGACCAAGCCGAAGCATTGGCCGATTTATGGTCAAGCGATGAAGGACGATAAATAGTGCCGTATAAAGAGGAAGGGCCATTTACGCTTGCCGGGGACATAGTTCCGTTCCATTGATTCCATTGACATCAGCTTTTTTAATCGTACAGGATTAATACATGCCACAATGAATTGAGCCCGACATGAAAGGATCACTCACCTTTCCATGGAAATGGAAAAGAAACAGGCTGCTTTTCAGGTCGACAAAACGTCCCTCTCGTCAGCTAAATATTCATTAATCATGACCCGGGACAACCATTTAGAGACATTTGCATTCAATGTGAATGCAAATTTAAAATCCAATATAAACTCTGTGTTGCACGAATTGATTTTCAATCGCAAAAACTATAGTACCAAATCTTTGTCTTTGATATTACCCCTTTTTTCTTTAATGCATGAGAAAACATAGCTCCATTAATTTCGTTGAAATTCGCTATTTCAGCAGTATCTTTCGCCCTAATTTGCTCCTAAAAGTAGAAAAAATGTTTTGAAATAGTAAGTATTGTAGAATGGCTTCTGTATTTACTTTCCGGCAATTTAAAAAAATGCTAAAACTGTTTTAGCAAATCTTCCGAAAATGAGCTGTCAGTATCCTCGTACAGGTTAGCCATGAGGCCGGCAAACATTAACGACCCTCCGGTGCCGAAGACAACAAAGTTCAGGTGCGAAAAGCGCCCAGCCCCACCTAAAGCGAGCAGAACACTCTATATGAAGCCGCCATCAAACACGTTGAAACCCGCCTAAAAAAAGGCAGGGAGCATATAATACATGAACCTTAAAAAGAATCAGATAAAAGATATGGTTTTACTCAATAAATTTGGACGAGACCCTAAAAATCTGGTAGAATTATTTAAAATTAACTTGTATGGTATAAAATATGAAAACAATTGATGAGATTAAAGAAATCCTTGTACGGCACAAAAAAGAATTGCGGCAGATACATAGAGTAAAAAAGATCGGTATTTTTGGTTCTGTTGTGAGAAAAGAACAAAAGAGGGGAAGCGACATTGACCTGCTTGCAGAGTTTGAAGAGCCTCTAAGCCTTCTTGACATTGTGGGAGCAGAAATATATCTGAGAAAGATTCTGAAAGCCAAGGTAGACCTTATTCCCAAAGAAGATCTTCGTCCAGAAATCAGAAAGAGGATTCTGGAAGAAACTGTTTACGCATGAATAGAGAAATCGATCTCTACATCAAAGATATTCTCGATAATATGGACAATGCCGAAAAGTTCATAGCCAATATGACTTTTGAAGCATTTTCTGCGGATATAAAAACTGCCTATGCAGTTTCAAGATGTATAGAAATTATTGGTGAAGCGTCAAAAAACGTTCCTGCAGTTGTGAGAAAACAATATCCTGACATACCGGCGGGGATGCGAGACAAGGTGATTCACTTTTACTTCGGTGTAAATTACAAAAGAGTTTGGTTGGTTGTAAAAAACGACATACCGAAAATCAGGCCGTTCATTGCAAATGTCTTTAAAGAATTGCACAAAAAAGACAATAAAAACTAATGACCTCCATTATCTTAGATACCCTTGACCTCACCCCTGGCGAGCGGGATGCCGTCTATGAAGCGTTTATCAACCTCGTCGAAACCCGCCTCAAAAAGGCAGGGAGCGTATGAATTTAGAGAATGTAATTTTAAATAGGGAAGGAATTTAACAAATGCCAAAACCTAACACATCAATTGAAAGAAAGGGTTAGGACTATGACTATTAAAGAGAGAATTATGGAGTTCATAAAAGACAGATACTATTTTCACGTCGATGACCTCAAGCGTTATTTAGAAAATAAAAAGGTTCAGGTCAAAGACGACAGCCTGAAAAAGACGCTGACACGTCTCAAGATGGATAAAACAATTTACCAGGCGGGGCGGGGTTGGTACTCCACCATAGAAAATGTTGTCCAAGTAAACACTGAACCGATAGAACCAATAATTGGTTTGATCAGAGAGAAATTGCCCCTCCTTGATGTGTCGTGCTGGAGCACAATTCAGATAAGGGAGTTTTTTCATCACCTTCCAAATCAATTTGTCACGTTCATGTATGCCGACAGAGATGCCCTTGCAAGCCTGAAAGATCTTCTATCAGAGCACGGATTTATGCCCTATTTAAATCCAGGGAAAAAAGAAGCCGAGAAATACATCGAACTGAGTGAAAAGATCGTTATCTTAAGACCTTCCGTATCGCAGCAAAGGCCGAAAAGCAGTTTCTTTACACCAGTCGAAAGGATACTTGTAGATTTGTTCGTGGAGTCAAAAGCCCTTAACCTATTGGATAACAGAGAGGTTATTCGCATTGTGTCAGACATAGCGACCAACTATCGTATCAATGTTGGGGAAATGCTTGATTATGCTGACAGAAGGGGAATAAAAGAAAGTATAAGAAAAACTATCCCGGAACTAAAGTCCACCAATGCCAAGTAAGAACATAATTTGGCATAAGAGGACAAAAGGTAAAGGATGATTACAAAGGAATGCTTTCGAGCGGAACGAGTATCGGAAATAGCCAGAGAAATCAAGGTTGATCCGGCACTTATCGAAAGAACCATTTATGCATTTGAGTTGCTTGGCGCCTTAATAGAAAAGGGCATTGACCTGGTTTTTAAAGGCGGAACCAGCCTGATGCTCATGATTCCTGAATTAAGGCGATTTTCCATCGACATTGATATCATGTCCCGGGAGAACGATCATGCATTAACAAAGGCATTCGATGGTATTGTTGCTGACGGGGTATTTAAAAGATGGGAAGAAGACCACAGGACTGAGCGTGATAATCTACCGAAAAGACATTATAAATTTTATTATTCATCTGATATTGCAAGGAAAGAGCTATATATTCTGCTCGATTGCGTCAAAGCGGATGTCCTCTACCCAAAGACTGTAAAGAAAGCCATTGCTTTGCCATTCTTTGCGTGCGATCGGGAGATAGAAGTCAATATCCCGACTAT harbors:
- a CDS encoding ATP-dependent helicase — protein: MKKYILHRDTAPKTSLIEYEKELNEEQLNVVMCGNGPILVIAGAGSGKTRVVTYRVARLLEQGASPNSILLLTFTNKAAREMLHRVEHLLKINTRYMWGGTFHHIGNMILRQHCELLGFKKNFTILDNEDAKDMVELAVKELKIDKKERRFPKGTLIKKILSYSVNTMDTVEACIKERYPFFFDIIDEIAAVEKKYTEKKKATNSMDFDDLIFFWHKILSENEHLRTHYAAVFSHILVDEYQDTNTIQAQIVDFMGLINRNVTVVGDDAQSIYSFRGANFQNILEFQKRYEEARIFKLETNYRSTPEILELANDSISQNKKQFFKNLKSIRGSGVIPVVTHLRDVMEQAEFVAQRVLELRDEGVPLNQIAVLYRAHYHSMELQMELTRRDIPFEIRSGLRFFEQAHIKDVISFLRIMNNIYDEVSWKRMLKLFPRVGNRTADHIYEYIKTCPDPIHTFISKSIIEHFKSIQKENIEIWSKLFNELSTLLEEEALSDMISAVLKHGYTEYLKYNYPNSDSRLEDIGQLINFSTQYQSLEAFLSELSLLSGVSGEEIVSAADDDEKMILSTIHQAKGLEWKAVFIIWCAEGRFPNPKAIEEGNDEEERRLFYVASTRAMDELYLCCPLLTFDKQAGHVILRPSRFISELKGSSYDEWHVSEY
- a CDS encoding class I SAM-dependent DNA methyltransferase, which produces MADNNELERTLWATADKLRNNMDAAQYKHVVLGLIFLKYISDAFNDLHEKLKEGKGESEGADPEDRDEYLAKNIFFVPEKARWQFLQDHAKLPEIGKFVDEAMEAIEKINPSLKGVLPQIYADADLNKQRLGELIDLIATIGFNQDGHTSKDLLGRVYEYFLGQFADAEGKKGGQFWTPQSIVKLLVEMLEPYKGRVYDGCCGSGGMFVQSEKFILSHQGNIKDISIYGQESNPATLRLARMNLAIRGIDAQLEVGDTFLNDRFKDKDLKFDFILANPPFNISDWSGELLRDDSRWKYGVPPTGNANYAWLQHFAHKLSPSGTAGIVLANGSMNSNTGGESEIRKNMIEAGLIDCMVALPSQLFYNTMIPACLWFLARNKTNHKFRDRSKEILFIDTRKLGTMLNRRNRELTDADIALIAGTYHSWRSKDGKYEDKAGFCKSATIEEVQNNGHVLMPGRYVGTEEEIDDGIPFDKKMKSLTTKLAEQFAKSSELEKTIRENLKGIGYEF
- a CDS encoding restriction endonuclease subunit S translates to MRQLVPVWFYGLSNPGFTAPRIEILGYHGAAMSRAGWKRYKLEDILSKTIDNRGKNPPFSDTGYSYIDTTCIVGDNRYPSYALVRKYVSKETYENWFRSGHPRRNDLLIATVGANIGKICLMDDTPACIAQNTIGLRIDVAVADPIFAYYVLSSNEIQSNLKSLDIGSAQPSIKVPHLLNLSVALPPLSTQSRIAAILSALDDKIELNRQINATLEAIAQAIFKEWFVDLNFPGATGEMVESELGMIPHGWWVEKLGEIVEVKGGTTPSTKEERFWNGENYWATPKDLSNLSSPILLTTERKITTEGAKQIGSGILPSGTLLLSSRAPIGYLAISDIPVSINQGFIAINAKATSNLFILHWLKENMETIIGRANGSTFLEISKTNFREIELVIPDTQITQMFEKVIAPIFEQIKVNMQESITLATLRDSLLPKLMNGEIDL
- a CDS encoding putative DNA binding domain-containing protein produces the protein MIEFKKSLTSLKEGLISISAILNKHGAGELWFGIAPDGKPTGLVINEKTLRDISQSIAAHIEPRIYPQITPEILNGKTCIKIAFSGRERPYFAYGRAYMRVADEDRHLTAKELENLILARNREALRWDNEPCKISIKELNERKIRAFVKRSGLVWDNASNVLEKLSLMQDGQLLNAAPLFFAKKPTLQLRCAVFASTDTATIIDRHDYEGDILALIEEAQKYILKNIHIGMKLDGLYRVDVPEISVAAMREAIINAFCHRDYHDPDYVQIAIFKDRVEIRNPGKLYGNLTIEKIRKGNVSQRRNPLIAELLRRIQMVETWGRGMRLILAEEPTVQFSEVAHLFIAAFSRPSFAEPDKTIDKTTAPKEPEQITEESSGKSSGKTEEQIIALFSVNGKLTIPELAETLGVTTRAIEKQIARLRGQGRLRRVGPAKGGHWEVVK